One window from the genome of Brettanomyces bruxellensis chromosome 2, complete sequence encodes:
- a CDS encoding uncharacterized protein (BUSCO:EOG092654XA) codes for MSLRIVPSEDRPTDAKNTNFGPAAPSAPGLIDTLRTGKPPISISSKVNDIHPLENRLKNWDATQRQTQLETYRRLFGAAAPIKRELELDIVKKTDFRPEILGNGAIPSPGQDILLNKETTVEWEDIYGDFDDSRPTDFHTEMEKQMDAPRQPADEEYRNRRKLTLQELFTVYSSMAEGHKFAPPRDKANFLSPEPQTPLHVEVLARQEQQRQSADALASKLAGLALRGRPEADPGAGLPQEAPRGSPDSQGPQGEPQVLPGPPGIGLQQAQVQPQQHPQFLEPSQIQWYYLDPQGTQQGPFDGLTMQQWYTQKYLAPDLRIRRDGQTEYKPLGDFVSFIGEYQFPFSVPLLPIQRRPAAGPQFGASLGARASSTSSLGAQNTPRSRPGTPLSGSAGFSAFGGNPGWAVGTSGSFLGSGLQGSLGGSLALGGGLYGQPAYLPGGLQGGLHDGLFAGQEGESVERAIVRAEQAAGDEKEEKKEKNRDEKSVNVQDKEEENDETNVKNVKNEKSEKNVKNEINERNEKNVKSEINERNEKNVKSEINERNEKNVKSEVKKEAKNEKNGKNGKNGENGKNEKIVKNEKNEINNAIKPEIKEKPQKPTNIHKQHVSHVVKTTESEKHIDRTSKTVIAPWAKVTQKKVSPAFDLEQIQKEEKEKSKREAEHRRVLEQAERKVRESSNGDDEDNSFDAAGSVSLPATATWGNDTGAGSLDQQPADIASWAEIEREEMAKVEREKKALSAVKKMQPVKFTPADLSSGGSWTVVTSRKQKSGAKNSANEMVSRSGVHSYAKKSTSTLSPDVLRSVSAGKPGVGATGVSAAWTTVSRQSRAGSRSGSTGAPRVGSTPGARSATRLTPQGPPGGAASEYSQARQFLAWCRAKFAGLYSTVNKEDVLSIMLQLPAGSESTEIIADTIYSNSSTMDGRRFASEFNARRSKVEALFNKQGYDFDWQQLLKSSGSSNAGDGWDAAFTKVTRRRRH; via the exons ATG TCTTTAAGAATCGTCCCCAGCGAAGACAGACCAACAGATGCCAAGAACACGAACTTCGGCCCAGCGGCACCATCTGCACCAGGTTTAATTGACACACTGAGAACAGGAAAGCCACCCATTTCAATCAGTTCAAAGGTTAATGACATACATCCACTAGAGAACAGGCTTAAAAACTGGGATGCCACACAGAGGCAGACGCAACTTGAGACCTACAGAAGGTTGTTTGGTGCTGCTGCTCCAATTAAAAGAGAGCTCGAACTTGACATAGTGAAAAAGACCGATTTTAGGCCTGAGATACTTGGAAACGGTGCAATCCCAAGTCCAGGACAGGATATTCTGCTCAATAAGGAGACCACTGTGGAGTGGGAGGATATATATGGAG ACTTCGATGACTCAAGACCCACGGATTTCCACACCGAGATGGAGAAGCAGATGG ATGCACCACGGCAACCAGCAGATGAGGAGTACAGGAACAGGAGAAAGCTGACGCTGCAGGAGCTCTTCACAGTGTACAGTTCGATGGCTGAAGGACACAAGTTTGCTCCTCCGAGGGACAAGGCTAACTTCTTGTCCCCGGAGCCGCAGACGCCGCTCCACGTGGAGGTACTCGCGCGGCAGGAGCAGCAGCGGCAATCTGCCGACGCCCTTGCGTCGAAATTGGCCGGGCTGGCTCTGAGGGGCCGGCCGGAGGCCGATCCTGGGGCCGGGTTGCCCCAAGAGGCTCCACGGGGGTCGCCGGACTCACAGGGGCCACAGGGGGAGCCGCAGGTCCTACCAGGCCCACCTGGGATTGGGCTGCAGCAGGCTCAGGTGCAGCCGCAGCAGCATCCCCAGTTTTTGGAGCCCTCGCAGATCCAATGGTACTACTTGGATCCACAGGGGACTCAACAGGGCCCATTCGACGGCCTCACGATGCAGCAATGGTACACGCAAAAGTACTTGGCACCGGATTTGCGAATCAGGAGGGACGGGCAGACTGAGTACAAGCCGTTGGGCGATTTCGTGTCGTTCATAGGCGAGTACCAGTTCCCATTCTCGGTGCCGTTGCTGCCGATCCAGAGGCGGCCAGCGGCAGGGCCGCAGTTTGGCGCGTCTTTGGGTGCAAGGGCATCGTCCACGAGTAGCCTCGGGGCCCAGAACACCCCGAGAAGTCGACCCGGCACGCCGCTCTCGGGTTCGGCCGGGTTCTCTGCGTTTGGCGGGAATCCTGGTTGGGCCGTGGGCACCAGTGGCTCATTTTTGGGCTCTGGGCTGCAGGGCTCGCTTGGCGGGTCGCTGGCGTTGGGCGGTGGGCTGTACGGGCAGCCGGCGTATCTGCCGGGAGGTCTGCAGGGGGGCCTGCATGATGGCCTCTTTGCCGGGCAGGAGGGCGAGAGTGTAGAGCGGGCAATTGTTCGGGCGGAGCAGGCCGCTGGGgatgagaaggaggagaaaaaggagaaaaatagGGATGAGAAGAGTGTCAATGTTCAGGataaggaggaagaaaatgacgAGACGAATGTGAAGAATGTGAAGAATGAAAAGAGTGAAAAGAATGTGAAGAATGAAATTAATGAAAGGAACGAAAAGAATGTGAAGAGTGAAATTAATGAAAGGAACGAAAAGAATGTGAAGAGTGAAATTAATGAAAGGAACGAAAAGAATGTGAAGAGTGAAGTGAAGAAGGAAGcaaagaatgaaaagaaCGGAAAGAACGGAAAGAACGGAGAGAACGGAAAGAACGAAAAGATTGTGAAGAacgaaaagaatgaaataaataacgCCATCAAACCAGAgattaaagaaaagccaCAGAAACCTACAAACATCCACAAGCAGCACGTGTCACATGTGGTCAAAACGACAGAGAGCGAAAAGCACATCGACCGCACAAGCAAGACGGTTATTGCCCCATGGGCTAAAGTGACGCAGAAGAAAGTGTCGCCGGCTTTTGATCTGGAGCAAATCcaaaaggaagagaaagaaaaaagcaaaagagaGGCAGAGCACAGAAGAGTGCTTGAGCAggcagaaagaaaagtgagAGAATCATCAAATGGAGATGACGAGGACAACTCGTTTGATGCAGCAGGCTCAGTTTCGCTTCCTGCCACTGCCACCTGGGGAAATGATACTGGGGCAGGCTCGCTGGACCAGCAGCCGGCAGATATAGCCAGCTGGGCGGAGATCGAGCGGGAGGAGATGGCGAAAGTGGagagggagaaaaaagcCCTGAGCgcagtgaaaaaaatgcagccTGTAAAATTCACCCCGGCCGATTTGAGCTCCGGTGGCTCCTGGACAGTTGTCACGAGCCGCAAGCAGAAATCAGGGGCCAAAAACTCGGCCAACGAGATGGTGTCGAGGTCCGGCGTGCACTCGTACGCGAAGAAATCGACCTCCACGCTCTCGCCCGATGTTCTGCGGTCGGTTTCCGCGGGCAAGCCCGGTGTGGGTGCCACCGGGGTCTCTGCCGCATGGACCACGGTGTCCCGGCAGTCGCGTGCGGGCTCCAGGTCTGGCTCTACCGGGGCTCCCCGTGTGGGCTCCACGCCGGGTGCGCGGTCCGCCACCAGGCTCACTCCCCAGGGCCCACCTGGCGGGGCCGCCTCCGAGTACTCTCAGGCCAGGCAGTTCTTAGCCTGGTGTCGGGCAAAGTTCGCCGGCCTCTACAGCACCGTTAACAAGGAAGATGTCTTGTCCATCATGCTGCAACTACCTGCCGGCTCCGAGTCGACCGAAATTATTGCCGATACCATTTATTCGAATTCATCTACCATGGATGGCCGCAGGTTTGCAAGCGAGTTCAACGCTCGCAGATCCAAGGTCGAGGCCTTGTTCAACAAGCAGGGCTATGATTTCGACTGGCAGCAGCTTTTGAAATCCTCTGGATCGTCCAATGCCGGCGATGGCTGGGATGCCGCTTTTACCAAGGTGActagaagaagaaggcacTGA
- a CDS encoding uncharacterized protein (BUSCO:EOG09264TQ5), translated as MSDTSFNSSNFAYEEGNFTSGEGNFTNSTTNGTSTENIQSNVSIYTPVTYIITLLVLLATFSSFYRKRKVNKLRSMSSLFGENRPKEMYLQLKAQEEPKVNEKLLKTALIRRGAEAVRRLFKLKECEPYMNILYLKGYIGDEDHERMKIQKKLIEVELSEVAMEAESYKKGWSQQLFPVCQETTMNEALRRRLNAIKSREEKLGKEWTVEEINIGINK; from the coding sequence ATGTCGGACACATCGTTTAATAGCTCAAACTTCGCATACGAAGAAGGAAACTTTACTTCAGGAGAAGGAAACTTCACAAACAGCACAACAAACGGCACAAGCACAGAGAATATTCAATCAAATGTGTCGATATACACACCTGTCACATACATAATAACGTTGCTAGTTTTATTGGCAACTTTCTCGAGCTTTTACAGAAAGAGGAAGGTGAACAAGTTGAGATCGATGAGTTCCTTATTTGGAGAAAATAGACCAAAGGAAATGTATCTCCAACTCAAAGCACAAGAGGAACCAAAGGTGAATGAGAAGCTACTAAAGACAGCATTGATTCGCAGGGGTGCAGAGGCTGTTAGAAGACTGTTTAAGTTGAAGGAATGTGAACCATACATGAATATACTTTATCTGAAAGGCTATATTGGGGACGAAGATCACgaaaggatgaaaatacaGAAGAAGCTGATTGAAGTTGAGTTGAGCGAGGTTGCAATGGAGGCAGAATCGTACAAGAAGGGTTGGTCCCAACAACTTTTCCCTGTCTGCCAAGAAACAACGATGAATGAAGCATTGAGGAGAAGATTGAATGCAATTAAGTCAAGAGAGGAGAAATTGGGTAAGGAATGGACAGTGGAAGAGATTAATAttggaataaataaatga
- the XYL1 gene encoding NAD(P)H-dependent D-xylose reductase (XR): protein MTKLVTLNNGIKIPQIGFGCWKVPNEICADQIYQAIKSGYRLFDGATDYGNEKEVGQGIKRAITDGIVKREDLTIVSKLWNSYHSPKNVKLVVKKILGDLGLDYLDVLYMHFPIAQKFVEIDQKYPPGFYCGEQGWDFEDVPISVTWSAMEDLVHAGLVKSIGISNFTGALIQDLLRGCRIRPQLLQIEHHPYLVQKNLIKWVQAQGIVVVAYSSFGPQSFIELNSKTAQDTPPLFTHPTIKKIAAAHSASTAQILLRWATQNDICIIPKSSKKERLLENLQSDSFDLTDEELAEIDHLDQNLRFNDPWDWVQGDIKKKIPTFL from the coding sequence ATGACAAAGCTTGTTACACTTAACAACGGAATTAAAATCCCCCAGATTGGATTTGGATGCTGGAAAGTGCCAAACGAAATTTGTGCCGATCAGATTTATCAGGCTATAAAATCTGGTTACAGGCTTTTTGATGGAGCTACAGATTACGGAAATGAGAAGGAGGTTGGTCAGGGGATCAAAAGGGCCATCACAGATGGAATTGTCAAAAGAGAGGATCTCACTATTGTGTCGAAGCTTTGGAACTCATATCATTCGCCAAAGAATGTGAAACTTGTTGTAAAGAAGATTCTTGGTGATTTGGGCTTGGACTATTTGGATGTGCTCTACATGCATTTCCCAATTGCTCAAAAATTCGTTGAAATCGACCAGAAGTATCCACCAGGTTTTTATTGTGGAGAACAAGGCTGGGATTTTGAAGACGTTCCAATATCAGTCACATGGAGTGCGATGGAGGATTTAGTGCATGCTGGATTAGTTAAATCGATTGGAATTTCGAACTTCACGGGTGCATTGATCCAGGATCTTCTCAGGGGCTGCCGGATTAGGCCTCAATTACTCCAAATTGAGCACCATCCATACCTCGTTCAGAAGAATTTGATTAAGTGGGTCCAGGCACAGGGAATAGTTGTGGTTGCCTATTCATCTTTTGGTCCGCAGTCGTTTATTGAGCTTAACAGTAAGACAGCCCAGGACACTCCACCTCTTTTCACCCATCCAACCATTAAAAAGATTGCTGCTGCACATAGTGCTTCGACTGCACAAATTCTTCTAAGATGGGCAACGCAGAATGACATTTGCATTATCCCAAAGTCTTCCAAGAAGGAACGGCTTCTGGAAAATCTGCAATCGGACTCCTTTGACTTGACGGATGAGGAATTGGCGGAAATAGACCATTTGGACCAGAATTTGAGATTCAACGATCCTTGGGATTGGGTTCAGGGAGatatcaagaagaaaattccAACTTTCCTATGA